TGGTCATCGACACCGACATCTTGTCCAGCGGGATGCCGTCGAAGAGCTGGCGCATGTCGTAGATCGAGTCGATGGCGACGCCCGCCATGCCGACGTCGCCGGTCACCCGGGGGTGGTCGCTGTCGTAGCCGCGGTGGGTCGGCAGGTCGAAGGCGACCGACAGGCCCTTCTGGCCGGCCGCCAGGTTGCGGCGGTAGAACGCGTTGGACTCCTCCGCGGTGGAGAACCCGGCGTACTGACGCACCGTCCACGGCTGGTTGACGTACATCGTCGGGTACGGCCCCCGCAGGAACGGCGCGACACCCGGGTAGGTGCCCAGGAAGTCCAGGCCGGCCAGGTCCTCACCGGTGTACAGCGGCTTGACGCCGATGCCCTCGGGAGTGTCCCAGACCAGCTCCTCGACGTCCTTGCCCGTCGCCTGCCGCCAGGCCTGGCGCCACTGCCCGCCGGTGACGCCCGGGGCGCCCGGGGCGCCGGCCTCGTCCTCCAGGCCGATCTCACTGAAGTCGGGGATCACCGTGCCGCTCCGATCTCGTCGAGAACCGAGGTGAGGGCGGCGACGGCGTCGCAGCCCGCGAAGACGTACCCGTCCACCCCGGCCCGTTGATACGCCTCCCGCTGCCCGCCCGGCTTGCCCGCCAGCAGCACGCGCACCGCGCCCGCCGCCTTCAGCGCCGCCGCGACGGCCTCGCCCTGCTCGGCGTAGAGCCCGTCACTGGAGCACAGGCAGACGACCCGGGCGCCGCTCGCGGCGAACGCCGCCACCAACGCGGCCGGTTCACCCCCCTCACCGAGCCCGGTGGCGATGCCACCGGCCTGGAACAGGTTGGCGGCGAAGGCGGAGCGCCCGGCGTGCACGGCCGCCGGGCCGATGGCCGCCAGGAAGACCAACGGACGCGCGCCGGTAGCGGCCAACCACTCGTCGGAGCGGGTGCGCAGTGCCTCGAAGGCCCCCGAGCGCCGAACCCTCGGCAGGCCGCCACCACCTTGCGCCACCGCCCGCTCGCGAACCACCGGCTGCTCGCCCAGGTTGGGGAACTCACTCACACCGGTGACAGGTTCACGACGGTGCGCGATGTCCTCACAGCGCCGGGCCCAGGTCTCCGCGATCCGCTCGCCGACCAGACCCGAGCGCAGCGCGGCGTACTGGCCGCCGGCCCGCTCGATCTCCTGGAACCACGCCCAGGCCGCACCCGCCAACTCATCCGTCAGCCGCTCGACGTACCAGGACCCTCCGGCCGGGTCGATCACCCGCCCCAGGTGCGACTCCTCCAACAGCACGGCCTGGGTGTTGCGGGCGATCCGACGGGCGAACGCGTCCGGCAGCCCGAGCGCCTCGTCGAACGGAAGCACACTCACCGCCTCCGCACCACCGACCCCCGCCGCCAGGCAGGCGACGGTCGTGCGCAGCATGTTCACCCACGGATCACGCTCGGTCATCATCACCCGAGACGTGACGGCGTGCTGGCGCTGCGCCGAGGCGTCCGCAGCCGCACCGGCCACCTGCGCCACCCGGGCCCAGACCCGGCGCGCGGCACGGAACTTGGCGATGGTCAGGAACTGGTCGGCGGTGGCCGCGTAGCGGAACTCCAGCTGCCCGCAGGCCTCGTCGACACTCAGCCCGGCGGCGGTCAGCTCCCGCAGATACGCGACGCCGGTCGCCAGCGAGCAGCCGAGTTCCTGCGCGGCGGAGGCGCCCGCGTCGTGGTAGCCGAGGGCGTCCACGGTGAGGGCCCGCAGGTTCGGGTGCCGGCGGACGGCGGTGGCGGCCAGCGCCGCCGCGTCGGCCAGCTGCCGCGTGGTGTGCTCGCTCGACCCGGTACGGGCGAGCAGTGCGAGCGGGTCGGCTCCCAGGTTGCCGCAGGCCGCCTCGGCCGGCACCTCGCACTGCGCGTACACGGCGAGCAGCCGCTCGGCGGCGGCGACGAAGTCAGCGCCCGGGTCGAGGACCACGGACGCGAGATCCAGGTAGACGCCCTTCAGGACCTCCGCCAGGGCGTCCACCGGCACACCGCCCTCGCCCACCGTCAGCCAGAGGCTGGTGACGCCGTTCTCCAGGTCCGCCAGCACCGCCTCGTTGGTGTGCCGCGGGTCCGGGTGGGCGTGACACTGGCGCACGTCCCAGCCCGAGAGCACCGACCCGGCGGCCCTGCCCCCGCGCACGAACGGCGGGAAGCCCGGGTAGCCGGGGTCGGCCGCCGCGTCGGCGGCGGTGTACAGCGGGCGGGCGCGGAGCCCGTCCCCGATATCGGTGGAGAGGGCGTCCTCAGCCAGGACGCCCTCGACGTTCGAGGCGCCTGACTTGCGCAGGACGCCTTCGACAAGGAGCTGCCACTGCTCACGGGTTGCGTCCGGGAACTCGGCGGCCAGGGGGAGCCCTTCGGGCAGGACCGTCATGGAGGCAGGCTATGGGTGGAACGCCCCCCGCCGCAGGTTTAACCGATGTGAGCTTTACCTCGCTGCACTCTGCGCCATCGGGGGTGCCGCGCCGCCGAACCGGCCCCGCGGACACCGGCGGGGCGGGCGCTGCGCGGCCTGGTGATCCATCGTGAGCTGCGCCGACGCCCGCCGGCCCGCGGGCGGGCCGGTGGGCGGGGCGCCGGCCGTCGCGGCGGCTCCGGGCCCCCGGGCGGGTGTCCGGCTCCGGCGGGGTCGAGCCGCCCTCGACCCGGGCCCGAGGCGCCTCGACCCGGGCTCGAGGCCGGGCGGCCGCGCGGCCTCAGCGCAGCTCGGCGCGACGCGCCTTCGCGACGGTCTCCTCGGTGACCGTCACCGAGGTCACCACCAGTCCCGACCGGACCAGCCAGCGGCCCTCGAATCCCGGCAGCCGGACCCCTCCGACCACCGGTCCCGGCACCAGCAGCCGGGCCCGGAAGACGCCGGCCATCGGGTCGACGGTCAGCTCCGCCTCGTGGAAGTCCAGCCAGAGACCGGTGAGCGGGAACCAGGCCTTGTAGACGCTCTCCTTCGCGCTGAACAGCAGCTTCTCCCAGTGGATCTCCGGTCGGCGGGCCGCGAGCTCGCGCAGGTGCGGCCGCTCGGCCGGGACGGTGAGCAGCTCGATCATCCCGGGGTCGCGCAGCGGCTCGTGCGGTTCGGCGTCCACCCCGACCGCCAGGACGTCGGCGCGGTGCGCCACCGCGGCGGCCCGGTACCCGGCGCAGTGCGTCATGCTGCCCACCACGCCCTGCGGCCAGACCGGCGCCCCGCGCGCGCCGGAGAGGATCGGCCCGGGTTCGGCGCCCAGCGTCGCCAGCGCCTCGCGGGCGCAGGCCCGTACGGTCGTGTACTCCTGGCGCCGCTTGGGCACCGCGGCGGCCACCGCGCGCTCCTCCTCGGGGTAGAGGTACGCGTCGGCCGCGTCCCCGAAGCGCTCGACGCCGACCATCGTGGGCGGCAGCAGCTGCTCGATCATGCCTGGTACTCCCGGGGAGCGGTGCGCGGTGGCCGGGGCGGCGGACGCCGGGCCCGGGACGGCGGAGCGGTGGTCATCGGTCACACCCCGGACGCTAGGCGCTGGAGAGCCCCTGACGGAACCCCGGCCCGGCGACGGACTCCCCCGCCGCCGGACCCGCCGTGCTCAGCGGCTCCCCGGGCCCACCGCGTCCACGCGCTCGCGCCCGGCCGGGGCCAGGTCGGCGCGCAGCACCCGGGCGCCGCCGAGATAGACGTGGCGCACCAGGGAGCGGGCGAGCCCGCTCTCGGCGGTGACCAGCACCCGTACCGTCCGGGGCAGGGCGCCCTCGACGTCGATCTCCTGGGCGCACATCAGCGGCACCTCGGTGATGCCGAGCTCCCTGGCGGCCCGCGCCGGGAAGGCGCTGCGCAGGTCGGGGGTGGCGGTGAAGATGATGCTGATCAGGTCGTCCGGGCTCAGCCCGTTGACCGCCAACACCTCGGTGAGCAGTGCCTTCACCGCCGTCAGCAGCTCCTGCGGATCGTCCTGTTCGAGCTGGACGGCGCCACGGAACGCCCGTACCCCCTGCACTCAGCCCACCTCGCCGGCCGGCGCACCGGCGACGCCGCCCCGGCCCCGGTACATCTCGGCGACCAGGAAGGCGAGGTCCAGCGACTGGCTGCGGTTGAGCCTGGGGTCGCAGGCGGACTCGTAGCGCTGGTGCAGGTCCTCGGCGCGCAGGCCCTCGGCGCCGCCGACGCACTCGGTGACGTCGTCGCCGGTGATCTCCAGGTGGATGCCGCCCGGGTGGGTGCCGAGCGCCTGGTGGACCTCGAAGAAGCCCGCCATCTCGTCGAGCACCGCGTCGAAGCTGCGGGTCTTGTGGCCGGAGGCCGAGGTGAAGGTGTTGCCGTGCATGGGATCGCACACCCAGACCACCCGGGCGCCGTTCGCGGTGACCTTCTCGACCACCGGCGGCAGCAGGTCGCGGACGCGGTCGGCGCCCATCCGGGTGATGAAGGTCAGCCGGCCGGGCACCCGGTTCGGGTCCAGCCGGTCGATCAGCGCCAGCGCGTCGTCGGCGGTGGTGGTGGGGCCGAGCTTGACGCCGATCGGGTTGTTCACGCCCGCCGCGTACGCGATGTGGGCGCCGTCCAGCTGGCGGGTGCGCTCGCCGATCCAGAGCATGTGGCCGCTGAGGCCGTACAGCTCGCCGGTGACCTCGTCGGGCCGGGTGAGCGCGCTCTCGTAGTCGAGGATCAGGGCCTCGTGGCTGGTGTAGAACTCGGTGTTCCGCAGCTCCTGCGGGTCCACGCCGCAGGCCCGCATGAAGGCGAACGCCGAGTCGATCTCCGAGGCCAGCTGCTCGTAGCGGCGGCCGGCCGGCGAGGCCCGGACGAAGTCCTGGTTCCAGGCGTGCACGTCGTGCAGGTCCGCGTAGCCGCCGGTGACCAGGGCGCGGATCAGGTTGAGGGTGGCCGCCGAGGCGTGGTAGATCCGCTTCAGGCGCTGGGGATCCGGGGTGCGGGACTCGGGGGTGAAGGCGAGACCGTTGACCGCGTCACCCCGGTAGACCGGCAGCGTGACGCCGTCCACGGTCTCGGTCTTCGCGCTGCGCGGCTTGGAGTACTGACCGGCCACCCGGCCGATCTTCACCACCGGCACCTCGGCCGCGAAGGTCAGCACCGCGGCCATCTGCAGCAGCGTCTTCAGCTTGTTGCGGATCTGGTCGGCGGAGACGCCGTCGAAGGTCTCCGCGCAGTCCCCGCCCTGGAGCAGGAACGCCTCGCCGCGGGCGACCGCGGCGAGTCTGGCCCGCAGGGTGTCGCACTCACGGGCGAACACCAGCGGCGGAAAGGTCCGCAGGTCGTCGAGGACGGCGCCGAGCGCGTCCCGGTCGGGCCAGTCGGGCTGCTGGGCCGCCGGAAGCACGCGCCACGGCTGCGTCGGTGAAAGGGTGCGGGTCGGACTCTGAGGCATGGCTCTCTCCGGCTCGATCGATTTCGGGACATGCGTGGGGGACGTGCGGGGTGCGGGGGTCGCCCAGCGCCCGGGACGCTTCGGCCGGTGGGAGACCCGGGTGGTGGGGCCCGGCCGGTGGGAGAGTCGGGTGGTGAGGGAGTCGGATGGTGGGAGAGTCGGGTGGTGGGAGATCGGACCGGACCGGCCTCCGGCCGCTCAGCCGCTCGCGGCCAGGGCGGCGCCGATCCGGTCGAGGGCCTCGCCGATCACCTCACGGGAGGTCGCGAAGGACAGTCGCACATGGCCCTCCCCGCCCGGCCCGAAGGCGGTGCCGGGGGTGAGCGCCACCCCCGTCTCGGCGAGCACCCAGGCCGCGAACGCCTCCGCGTCCGGCAGCCGGGTGCCCCGGATGTCGGCGAAGGCGTAGAACGCGCCCTCGGGCGCCGAGCAGGTGACGCCCGGCAGGGCGTTGAGGCCGTCGACGACGAGCTTGCGGCGGGCTCCGTACTCCTGCACCATCTCCCGGACGGCGTCGGCGCCCCGGGTGAGCGCCGCCACCCCACCGGCCTGGACGAAGCCGGACGCGCAACTCACCGTGTGCTCCTGTGCCTTGAGCACCTCGCGGATGACGTCGGTCGGCCCGCTGACCCAGCCGAGACGCCAGCCCGTCATCGCGTACGCCTTGGAGAACCCGTTGACCGTCAGCGTCCGCTCGGCCGCTCCGGGCAGCGCGCCCAGGCTGATGTGCTCGGCGCCGTCGAAGAGGATCTTCTCGTAGATCTCGTCCGCCACGATGAACAGGTCGTGCTCGACCGCGAACGACAGGACCGTACGGGCCTCCTCCGCGCTCAGCACCCGGCCGGTGGGGTTGTTCGGCGTGTTGACCAGGATCGCCTTGGTGCGCGCGGTGACGGCCGCCTCCAGCGCCCTCCGGGTGATCCGGAAGCCGTCCGCCGCCTTGAGCGGCGCGGAGACCGGACGGGCGCCGACGAGGTGCGCCATCGAGGAGTAACTGACCCAGCTGGGCGTGGGGATGACCAGTTCGTCGCCCGGATCCAGGATCGTCATCAGCGCGATGAACAGGGCGTGCTTGGCCGACGGGGTGACCACCACGTCGGTCGCGGGGTTGAGCACGATGCCGTTCTCGGTGCGCAGCTTCTCGCCGATGGCCTCCAGCAGCGCGGGCACCCCGCGGCTCGGCGTGTAGTGGGTGGCGCCCTGCTCCAGCGCGCCGGTGGCCGCGGCGACGATGTGGTCGGCGGTGGCGAAGTCCG
The sequence above is drawn from the Kitasatospora sp. NBC_00315 genome and encodes:
- a CDS encoding 4'-phosphopantetheinyl transferase, producing the protein MIEQLLPPTMVGVERFGDAADAYLYPEEERAVAAAVPKRRQEYTTVRACAREALATLGAEPGPILSGARGAPVWPQGVVGSMTHCAGYRAAAVAHRADVLAVGVDAEPHEPLRDPGMIELLTVPAERPHLRELAARRPEIHWEKLLFSAKESVYKAWFPLTGLWLDFHEAELTVDPMAGVFRARLLVPGPVVGGVRLPGFEGRWLVRSGLVVTSVTVTEETVAKARRAELR
- the aroH gene encoding chorismate mutase is translated as MQGVRAFRGAVQLEQDDPQELLTAVKALLTEVLAVNGLSPDDLISIIFTATPDLRSAFPARAARELGITEVPLMCAQEIDVEGALPRTVRVLVTAESGLARSLVRHVYLGGARVLRADLAPAGRERVDAVGPGSR
- the mutA gene encoding methylmalonyl-CoA mutase small subunit — its product is MTVLPEGLPLAAEFPDATREQWQLLVEGVLRKSGASNVEGVLAEDALSTDIGDGLRARPLYTAADAAADPGYPGFPPFVRGGRAAGSVLSGWDVRQCHAHPDPRHTNEAVLADLENGVTSLWLTVGEGGVPVDALAEVLKGVYLDLASVVLDPGADFVAAAERLLAVYAQCEVPAEAACGNLGADPLALLARTGSSEHTTRQLADAAALAATAVRRHPNLRALTVDALGYHDAGASAAQELGCSLATGVAYLRELTAAGLSVDEACGQLEFRYAATADQFLTIAKFRAARRVWARVAQVAGAAADASAQRQHAVTSRVMMTERDPWVNMLRTTVACLAAGVGGAEAVSVLPFDEALGLPDAFARRIARNTQAVLLEESHLGRVIDPAGGSWYVERLTDELAGAAWAWFQEIERAGGQYAALRSGLVGERIAETWARRCEDIAHRREPVTGVSEFPNLGEQPVVRERAVAQGGGGLPRVRRSGAFEALRTRSDEWLAATGARPLVFLAAIGPAAVHAGRSAFAANLFQAGGIATGLGEGGEPAALVAAFAASGARVVCLCSSDGLYAEQGEAVAAALKAAGAVRVLLAGKPGGQREAYQRAGVDGYVFAGCDAVAALTSVLDEIGAAR
- a CDS encoding class II 3-deoxy-7-phosphoheptulonate synthase, which produces MPQSPTRTLSPTQPWRVLPAAQQPDWPDRDALGAVLDDLRTFPPLVFARECDTLRARLAAVARGEAFLLQGGDCAETFDGVSADQIRNKLKTLLQMAAVLTFAAEVPVVKIGRVAGQYSKPRSAKTETVDGVTLPVYRGDAVNGLAFTPESRTPDPQRLKRIYHASAATLNLIRALVTGGYADLHDVHAWNQDFVRASPAGRRYEQLASEIDSAFAFMRACGVDPQELRNTEFYTSHEALILDYESALTRPDEVTGELYGLSGHMLWIGERTRQLDGAHIAYAAGVNNPIGVKLGPTTTADDALALIDRLDPNRVPGRLTFITRMGADRVRDLLPPVVEKVTANGARVVWVCDPMHGNTFTSASGHKTRSFDAVLDEMAGFFEVHQALGTHPGGIHLEITGDDVTECVGGAEGLRAEDLHQRYESACDPRLNRSQSLDLAFLVAEMYRGRGGVAGAPAGEVG
- a CDS encoding pyridoxal phosphate-dependent aminotransferase gives rise to the protein MKRTVAGRFAGIERSATVALFEMVQTLRKQGRPILDLGGGEPDFATADHIVAAATGALEQGATHYTPSRGVPALLEAIGEKLRTENGIVLNPATDVVVTPSAKHALFIALMTILDPGDELVIPTPSWVSYSSMAHLVGARPVSAPLKAADGFRITRRALEAAVTARTKAILVNTPNNPTGRVLSAEEARTVLSFAVEHDLFIVADEIYEKILFDGAEHISLGALPGAAERTLTVNGFSKAYAMTGWRLGWVSGPTDVIREVLKAQEHTVSCASGFVQAGGVAALTRGADAVREMVQEYGARRKLVVDGLNALPGVTCSAPEGAFYAFADIRGTRLPDAEAFAAWVLAETGVALTPGTAFGPGGEGHVRLSFATSREVIGEALDRIGAALAASG